The Acidicapsa acidisoli genome contains a region encoding:
- a CDS encoding TlpA family protein disulfide reductase translates to MLALTAFGCDRGSHPSEIGIPAPDFSVADGKTSIHLADYRGRVVLLNFWASWCAPCIVELPSLQQFHRDHPDYPILAVSIDEDEGAYRRFLIQRQVNFITVRDPQQTAATKYGTTGWPETFVIDRQGRIRRRFIGATNWNDPEILRFLKTL, encoded by the coding sequence ATGCTTGCTTTGACGGCGTTCGGCTGCGACCGCGGTAGTCACCCTTCTGAGATTGGCATACCTGCTCCGGATTTCTCCGTTGCGGACGGCAAGACTTCCATCCATCTCGCGGACTATCGCGGCCGGGTGGTTCTGCTCAACTTCTGGGCGAGCTGGTGTGCGCCGTGCATCGTTGAGCTGCCTTCGTTGCAGCAGTTTCATCGCGATCATCCGGATTATCCGATCCTTGCGGTCAGCATCGATGAGGATGAGGGTGCTTATCGGCGGTTTCTAATTCAGCGGCAGGTCAATTTCATTACCGTCAGAGACCCGCAGCAGACCGCTGCTACAAAGTACGGAACGACAGGATGGCCGGAGACTTTCGTGATTGACCGCCAGGGCAGAATTCGGCGCAGATTTATTGGCGCAACCAATTGGAACGACCCGGAAATCCTGCGTTTCCTGAAGACTCTGTGA
- a CDS encoding glycosyltransferase: protein MPNATEEAQSDAHQHQPAEMELTVIVPARNEEDCLGACLESLVAQSNEFFALGRDWELLVVDDGSTDRTRAIAAGFAGVTVLDPAKLERGWTGKANACWTAAQRARGQWLLFTDADTIHEAGNLRRAMHEAEKHRVGVLSYSPKQLVSGLWQRALMPLVFSELALAYPPEKVSNPELRIAAANGQFLLVKREAYRTLGGHAAVKGEILEDVELAFLAKRRKVGLRFRYAADALSTRMYRNVSAMIEGWTKNLALLFGNTLILAAWRVLDIFLLIGLPLLAWRFWNYGVREVPWFTAGWLLTLVWLRNLWRFYARVAKSNFPAIDCLVSPLALPLFIVLLYRSWFQNTVLHRVSWKGRIYPA from the coding sequence ATGCCCAACGCAACAGAGGAAGCTCAGTCCGATGCACACCAGCATCAACCAGCCGAGATGGAGCTTACTGTCATTGTTCCCGCGCGGAACGAAGAGGATTGTCTTGGAGCCTGCCTCGAATCACTCGTCGCTCAGTCGAATGAATTCTTCGCCCTGGGACGCGACTGGGAACTGCTCGTTGTCGACGATGGCTCGACGGACCGCACACGCGCCATCGCTGCAGGCTTCGCCGGAGTAACCGTTCTTGACCCGGCAAAGCTCGAACGTGGCTGGACCGGCAAAGCCAACGCCTGCTGGACTGCAGCACAACGCGCTCGCGGCCAGTGGCTCCTGTTTACAGACGCCGACACGATCCACGAAGCGGGCAACCTGCGGCGGGCGATGCATGAGGCGGAGAAGCACCGTGTTGGAGTGCTTTCGTATTCGCCGAAGCAGCTTGTATCGGGTCTTTGGCAGCGAGCGCTGATGCCGCTCGTTTTCAGTGAGCTTGCGCTGGCCTACCCGCCAGAGAAAGTCTCCAATCCCGAACTACGCATTGCAGCCGCTAATGGACAATTCCTGCTGGTGAAGCGCGAGGCATACCGCACGCTGGGAGGCCACGCCGCAGTCAAAGGCGAGATCCTCGAAGACGTGGAACTCGCCTTCCTGGCCAAGCGGCGCAAAGTTGGCTTGCGCTTTCGCTATGCGGCAGACGCCCTATCGACGCGCATGTACCGCAATGTGAGCGCCATGATCGAGGGATGGACCAAGAACCTCGCGCTGCTCTTTGGCAATACGCTGATCCTGGCTGCGTGGCGTGTCCTGGATATCTTCCTGCTGATCGGCCTGCCGCTCCTGGCCTGGCGCTTCTGGAACTACGGCGTCCGGGAGGTCCCGTGGTTCACTGCCGGATGGCTGTTGACCCTGGTGTGGCTGCGAAATCTGTGGCGCTTTTACGCCCGGGTCGCAAAATCCAATTTCCCGGCCATCGATTGCCTCGTTTCTCCGCTCGCCCTGCCTCTGTTTATCGTTTTGCTCTATCGGAGCTGGTTCCAAAACACGGTTTTGCATCGCGTGAGCTGGAAGGGCCGCATCTATCCGGCTTGA
- a CDS encoding 6-pyruvoyl trahydropterin synthase family protein, with translation MILLTRRATFSASHYYWNPSWSEQQNEAVFGRCANRNGHGHNYTLEVTVTGTVDPVTGFVVDLKWLKDVIEEQVISVYDHRHLNLEVPEFADSIPTTENIAIAVWNRLEVPVAEAGGAMLSRVRVYETNDIFAEYRGEKGETRI, from the coding sequence ATGATCCTGCTGACACGACGGGCGACTTTTTCGGCCTCCCACTACTATTGGAATCCTTCCTGGTCCGAGCAGCAGAATGAAGCCGTCTTTGGCCGCTGCGCCAACCGCAACGGGCACGGCCACAACTACACCTTGGAAGTCACGGTCACAGGCACGGTAGACCCCGTGACCGGATTTGTCGTCGATCTGAAATGGCTCAAGGATGTTATAGAGGAACAGGTTATCAGCGTTTACGATCATCGCCACCTGAACCTCGAAGTTCCCGAATTCGCTGACTCTATTCCGACCACGGAAAACATCGCAATCGCCGTCTGGAATCGGCTGGAAGTGCCTGTTGCTGAGGCAGGTGGCGCGATGCTGAGCCGCGTTCGCGTCTATGAAACGAATGACATCTTCGCTGAATATCGCGGAGAAAAGGGTGAGACGCGGATATGA
- a CDS encoding 6-carboxytetrahydropterin synthase: MKAYFTRAYTISASHRLHTGALSAEKNLTVFGKCNNPHGHGHNYRIEVTVGGEIDPATGMVINMATLDAAVSKTVIARFDHMNLNLDPLFAEKVSTTENLCIAIFNLLRTALKPAILEKIRIEETENNFFEYSES, from the coding sequence ATGAAGGCTTATTTCACCCGCGCTTACACGATCAGCGCCAGTCATCGGCTGCACACCGGCGCGCTCTCCGCCGAAAAGAACCTGACAGTGTTTGGTAAGTGCAACAACCCACACGGACATGGCCACAATTACCGAATCGAAGTTACGGTCGGCGGAGAAATTGACCCGGCGACTGGCATGGTCATCAACATGGCGACACTCGATGCTGCGGTGTCCAAAACCGTGATTGCCCGCTTCGACCACATGAATCTGAATCTCGATCCCCTCTTCGCAGAGAAGGTATCGACAACCGAGAATCTATGCATCGCAATCTTTAACCTTCTCCGCACAGCCCTGAAACCGGCCATACTGGAGAAGATCCGCATCGAAGAAACGGAAAACAACTTTTTTGAATACTCTGAAAGTTGA
- the folE gene encoding GTP cyclohydrolase I FolE has product MAHPVVVTKTSKSAVALQETDPGLGGYSTQELYRELLSRFHEDPDRDGLLATPGRVEKAMNFLTKGYNQNPTQILRGALFDVDYDEMVIVKDIELYSLCEHHMLPFFGRAHVAYIPNGKIIGLSKIPRLVEVFSRRLQVQERITRQIADAIQEAIEPRGVGVVIEARHMCMMMRGVEKQQSTTVTSAMVGCFREQQTRAEFLSLVRQPGSGSL; this is encoded by the coding sequence ATGGCGCACCCGGTGGTGGTAACGAAGACCTCTAAGTCAGCAGTCGCTCTGCAGGAAACCGACCCAGGACTGGGCGGTTACTCAACCCAGGAACTCTACCGCGAGTTATTGAGCCGCTTCCACGAGGATCCTGACCGCGACGGTCTGCTTGCAACTCCGGGCCGGGTCGAAAAAGCCATGAACTTTCTGACCAAGGGCTACAACCAGAACCCGACCCAGATTCTGCGTGGCGCGCTTTTCGACGTGGACTACGACGAGATGGTCATCGTCAAGGATATCGAGCTGTATTCCCTCTGCGAGCACCACATGCTTCCCTTCTTCGGACGCGCGCACGTGGCCTATATCCCCAACGGTAAAATCATTGGTCTGAGCAAGATACCGCGACTGGTCGAGGTTTTCTCGCGCCGTTTGCAGGTGCAGGAGCGAATTACGCGGCAGATCGCGGACGCAATCCAGGAAGCCATCGAGCCCCGCGGCGTCGGCGTTGTCATTGAGGCGCGGCACATGTGCATGATGATGCGCGGAGTGGAAAAGCAGCAATCCACGACTGTGACATCCGCCATGGTCGGGTGCTTCCGCGAGCAGCAGACGCGGGCGGAGTTCCTCTCGCTCGTCCGCCAGCCGGGAAGCGGCAGCCTCTAA
- the truB gene encoding tRNA pseudouridine(55) synthase TruB — protein MNGLLVVDKPGGMTSHDVVSRIRRLTGEQSVGHLGTLDPMATGVLPLLLGKYTRLAQFFSTADKTYTGTIRFGFATDTYDAEGMPQEPLINPNLTLDQVRRAAAPFRGEIEQMPPAFSAKKIGGKPAYKLAREGKPVELKPKTIHIHRFSIDELIGDSASFQMKVSAGGYVRSVAHELGQALGCGAHLSSLRRTQAGVFTLDQAHTLEALAGPGPELGSRIEESFLHPRTLLPEMPCVSGDAIALGKLRNGGQANLAEFSDAGVVKVFDGQKELVAVARRVAGTLFQPLMVLG, from the coding sequence ATGAATGGGCTTCTGGTAGTTGATAAACCGGGCGGAATGACCTCGCATGACGTTGTGAGCCGCATACGTCGATTGACTGGAGAACAGTCGGTCGGGCATTTAGGTACTTTGGACCCCATGGCGACCGGCGTACTTCCCCTGCTGCTGGGTAAGTACACCCGCCTGGCGCAGTTTTTCTCGACAGCCGACAAGACGTATACGGGAACCATCCGTTTCGGTTTCGCGACCGATACATACGACGCCGAAGGCATGCCGCAGGAACCGCTAATCAATCCCAACCTGACGCTCGACCAGGTGCGTCGCGCCGCCGCGCCATTTCGCGGCGAAATCGAGCAGATGCCGCCCGCATTTTCAGCGAAGAAGATCGGCGGAAAGCCGGCTTACAAACTAGCCCGCGAGGGCAAACCGGTCGAATTAAAGCCGAAGACGATTCACATACATCGGTTCAGCATTGATGAATTGATCGGCGACAGTGCCAGCTTCCAGATGAAGGTAAGCGCAGGCGGTTACGTGCGCTCGGTAGCGCATGAACTCGGACAGGCGCTGGGTTGCGGCGCGCATCTCAGCAGTCTGCGGCGCACGCAAGCCGGAGTCTTCACGCTCGACCAGGCTCATACACTGGAAGCTCTCGCGGGGCCGGGTCCGGAATTGGGGTCGAGAATCGAAGAGTCGTTCCTTCATCCCCGGACGCTGCTCCCAGAGATGCCCTGCGTCTCAGGCGACGCCATTGCACTGGGAAAACTGCGCAATGGCGGACAGGCAAATCTGGCGGAGTTTTCCGATGCGGGAGTCGTCAAGGTTTTCGACGGGCAGAAAGAGCTTGTGGCAGTCGCCAGACGCGTCGCAGGCACGCTCTTTCAGCCGCTGATGGTTCTTGGATAG
- a CDS encoding energy transducer TonB yields MANDLLNPPDAETAAKSGSLNGRGTNLNHSAESGHELDALLGKAFEEKSVWADLYDNVYELFFPVKLPPLELTSTPIPVPDRMAVKRSPTAIAISTGVNLGILALLLFAFRNQVSQAVQKLNLSNIDANISPWKPITPKSGQMGGGGGGGSHDVAPPIKGHLPKIDPKPLLQPQVPIIEHPKLAIDPAIDVQKNIKLPDNPTLPLIGVTSSPNVTLASNGQGSGGGMGTGKNGGLGSGSGNGYGPGEGGNVGGGLRRVGDGVTAPRPIFQPEAEFSDEARRAKYEGTVVVTLIVDANGNPQNVHVTRTLGMGLDEKAVEAVQKYKFKPAIDQKTGKPVPVMVSVEVRFRLY; encoded by the coding sequence ATGGCAAATGATCTTCTTAACCCGCCCGATGCCGAAACCGCAGCCAAGTCCGGATCGCTGAATGGCCGTGGAACCAATTTGAACCACTCCGCTGAATCCGGCCATGAATTGGACGCCCTCCTGGGGAAGGCGTTTGAAGAGAAGTCGGTCTGGGCCGATCTCTACGATAATGTGTACGAGCTGTTCTTTCCGGTCAAGCTTCCGCCGCTGGAGTTGACCAGCACCCCGATCCCGGTGCCAGACCGCATGGCGGTCAAGCGCAGCCCGACGGCAATCGCCATTTCTACGGGAGTGAACCTCGGGATTCTGGCGCTGCTGCTGTTTGCGTTTCGCAATCAGGTCTCGCAGGCCGTCCAGAAGCTGAACCTGAGCAATATTGACGCCAACATATCGCCCTGGAAGCCTATTACACCCAAATCTGGGCAGATGGGCGGCGGCGGCGGCGGCGGATCGCATGACGTAGCTCCGCCGATCAAAGGTCATCTGCCGAAGATTGACCCGAAGCCGCTCCTTCAGCCGCAGGTTCCTATCATCGAGCACCCCAAGCTGGCCATCGATCCTGCGATAGACGTGCAGAAGAACATCAAGCTGCCTGACAATCCGACGCTACCCTTGATCGGCGTGACCTCGTCGCCGAACGTTACTCTCGCTTCCAATGGGCAGGGTTCCGGCGGCGGTATGGGAACCGGCAAGAATGGCGGCCTTGGCAGCGGCTCGGGCAATGGCTATGGCCCCGGAGAAGGCGGCAATGTTGGCGGCGGTTTGCGCCGCGTTGGCGACGGTGTTACTGCTCCCAGGCCGATCTTCCAGCCGGAGGCCGAGTTCTCCGACGAGGCTCGCCGCGCCAAGTATGAGGGCACGGTTGTCGTGACCCTGATCGTGGATGCAAATGGCAATCCTCAAAATGTTCATGTGACCCGGACACTCGGCATGGGCCTGGACGAAAAGGCCGTGGAAGCGGTGCAGAAGTACAAGTTCAAGCCGGCAATTGATCAGAAGACAGGTAAGCCGGTTCCTGTTATGGTCAGCGTGGAAGTTCGCTTCCGGCTTTACTAG
- the ileS gene encoding isoleucine--tRNA ligase yields MSAVPELKATLTLPKTDFPMKANLPQNEPERLKRWESLDIYTQLRKAAAGRPAYLLHDGPPYANGPLHLGHALNKGLKDFVVKSKTMAGFDSPYVPGYDCHGLPIEIKVDEQLGRKKLEMPAPAVLDACRAYAQKYVDLQTSQFERLGIFGRWRDPYKTMSRDYEARTLETFYGFFEKGFVYRGLKPVYWCINDRTALADAEIEYEQHTSPSVYVRYRLTSGLEALGEEAATALAGREVYTIIWTTTPWTLPASMAVAFHPSFEYVALSAGQEADAPVYIVASELAASVATACKLGEPSVLARFPGDRLDRATFQHPFLDRSILGVNADYVTADQGTGAVHTAPSHGADDFYTGVRYGLDATTRVDNAGVIHVDTSAWHEAELPAFHGKKVFAANPLIIDLLRERGALMGHEEIRHSYPHCWRCHKPVIFRATEQWFIGLETPVLRADGSDTTFRQLTIEEIGKVNWDPAWGQERITNMIATRPDWCISRQRIWGVPIAVFLCTGCNTPVEDAALNARIVKLFEEHGAEAWHTTSVADLLPAGTVCKKCGSTEFRKETDILDVWFDSGSSWHAVAETDRDLRDMYNRPDSDGGRTVLYLEGGDQHRGWFHSSLLASVALRGRAPYTNVATAGWTLDELGRAMSKSLGNGVDPVEIAEKMGGEIVRLWVASIDFREDMAASENLMKRCAEIYRKLRNTFKFLLGNLHGFDPVAHQVATADLEPLDRYMLARTRELTEQVLRWYEGFEFHRIYHAVNEFAIADLSAFYLDVLKDRMYTFAPASQARRSAQTVLWKITEALARLLAPILSFTADEVWDYLPAVEGREVSVHLALFPAPKDIYPDDPTSLLAEWKQIFSVRDAALLVLEEARQEKRIGKGLEADLEIQAGGSLLELLRSHASGLKEILNVSAVRVVEGPELSVSALPASGTKCNRCWNFMPEVANYGLWESVCTRCHGALKMMGIESPADSTTDGEVSA; encoded by the coding sequence ATGTCGGCTGTACCAGAACTCAAGGCAACGTTGACGCTGCCTAAAACTGATTTCCCGATGAAGGCCAACCTACCCCAGAACGAGCCGGAGAGGCTCAAACGCTGGGAATCCCTCGACATTTACACCCAGTTGCGCAAGGCTGCCGCGGGCCGGCCCGCTTATCTGCTCCACGACGGGCCGCCCTACGCCAACGGTCCGCTGCATCTGGGCCACGCTCTGAACAAGGGCCTCAAGGATTTTGTCGTTAAGTCGAAGACGATGGCTGGCTTCGATTCCCCATATGTCCCTGGCTACGATTGCCACGGCCTGCCCATCGAAATCAAGGTAGACGAGCAGCTCGGCCGTAAGAAGCTGGAAATGCCGGCTCCAGCGGTCCTCGATGCCTGCCGCGCTTACGCGCAGAAGTACGTCGACCTGCAAACCTCGCAATTTGAGCGGCTTGGCATCTTCGGACGCTGGCGCGATCCGTACAAGACCATGTCCCGTGACTATGAGGCCAGAACGCTCGAAACCTTCTACGGTTTTTTCGAGAAAGGCTTTGTTTACAGAGGTTTGAAGCCGGTTTACTGGTGTATCAACGACCGAACGGCCCTCGCCGACGCCGAGATCGAATACGAACAGCACACCAGTCCATCCGTATATGTGCGATACCGGCTAACATCCGGTCTGGAAGCGTTGGGTGAAGAAGCCGCCACGGCCCTGGCTGGTCGCGAAGTGTACACAATCATCTGGACGACCACCCCGTGGACCCTGCCTGCATCGATGGCGGTAGCCTTCCATCCGAGTTTCGAATACGTTGCGCTGTCCGCAGGCCAAGAGGCCGACGCCCCGGTCTACATCGTCGCGTCGGAACTGGCCGCGTCGGTCGCGACGGCCTGCAAACTGGGCGAACCCTCTGTTCTGGCAAGATTTCCCGGGGACCGGCTCGACCGCGCGACCTTCCAGCATCCGTTCCTCGACCGCAGCATCCTCGGCGTCAATGCCGACTACGTGACTGCGGATCAGGGTACAGGCGCGGTCCACACCGCTCCATCGCACGGCGCGGACGACTTCTATACTGGCGTCCGCTACGGACTCGACGCCACCACGCGAGTCGACAATGCAGGTGTTATCCATGTAGATACCTCCGCGTGGCACGAAGCGGAATTACCGGCCTTCCACGGCAAAAAAGTCTTCGCCGCCAATCCGCTGATCATTGACCTGCTCCGCGAGCGCGGGGCTTTGATGGGGCACGAAGAGATTCGTCACTCTTATCCACATTGCTGGCGCTGCCACAAGCCGGTTATCTTCCGCGCGACGGAGCAGTGGTTTATTGGCCTGGAAACTCCGGTCCTGCGCGCCGACGGCTCGGATACGACCTTTCGCCAGCTCACCATCGAAGAGATCGGCAAGGTGAACTGGGACCCGGCCTGGGGCCAGGAACGCATCACCAACATGATTGCCACGCGGCCCGACTGGTGCATCAGCCGCCAGCGCATCTGGGGCGTGCCCATCGCCGTCTTCCTTTGTACCGGGTGCAATACGCCGGTGGAAGACGCCGCCCTGAATGCCCGCATCGTCAAGCTTTTTGAAGAACATGGCGCGGAAGCCTGGCACACGACTTCCGTAGCAGACCTGCTCCCTGCCGGAACTGTCTGTAAGAAGTGCGGGTCGACGGAATTCAGAAAAGAAACCGACATCCTCGACGTCTGGTTCGATTCCGGCTCAAGCTGGCACGCCGTGGCTGAAACTGACCGCGACCTGCGCGATATGTACAACCGGCCGGACTCGGACGGTGGCCGGACTGTGCTCTATCTGGAGGGCGGCGACCAACATCGCGGTTGGTTCCATTCCTCGCTGTTGGCTTCGGTGGCGCTACGTGGGCGGGCTCCCTATACAAACGTGGCTACTGCGGGCTGGACGCTCGACGAGCTTGGCCGTGCGATGTCGAAATCGCTGGGTAACGGCGTCGATCCGGTGGAGATTGCCGAAAAGATGGGCGGCGAAATCGTTCGCCTCTGGGTCGCCTCGATCGACTTTCGCGAAGACATGGCGGCCAGCGAAAACCTGATGAAGCGTTGCGCGGAGATCTACCGTAAATTGCGCAATACCTTCAAGTTTCTGCTTGGCAACCTCCACGGCTTCGATCCGGTTGCGCACCAAGTCGCTACAGCAGACCTAGAACCGCTGGACCGCTATATGCTGGCCCGCACGCGGGAACTGACCGAACAGGTTCTGCGCTGGTACGAGGGCTTTGAATTCCATCGCATCTACCACGCAGTCAACGAGTTTGCCATTGCTGACCTGAGCGCCTTCTATCTGGATGTGCTCAAGGACCGGATGTACACCTTCGCTCCCGCGTCCCAGGCACGACGATCCGCGCAGACAGTTTTGTGGAAGATCACCGAAGCGCTGGCGCGTTTATTGGCGCCGATCCTGAGCTTCACAGCCGACGAAGTTTGGGATTATCTGCCCGCTGTCGAAGGCCGTGAGGTGAGCGTTCACCTCGCACTCTTCCCTGCTCCAAAGGACATTTATCCCGACGACCCAACGTCCCTGCTTGCGGAGTGGAAACAGATCTTCTCCGTCCGGGATGCGGCTCTGCTCGTTCTTGAGGAAGCGCGCCAGGAAAAGAGGATTGGCAAGGGGCTGGAAGCTGATTTGGAGATTCAGGCCGGAGGTAGTTTGCTTGAGCTTCTGCGCTCCCATGCGAGCGGACTCAAGGAGATTCTCAATGTCTCTGCCGTCCGTGTCGTCGAAGGTCCTGAATTATCTGTTTCAGCCCTGCCCGCCTCCGGGACAAAATGTAACCGCTGCTGGAATTTCATGCCGGAAGTTGCGAATTATGGACTATGGGAAAGCGTCTGTACGCGCTGCCACGGTGCGCTGAAGATGATGGGCATCGAGTCTCCAGCGGACTCGACAACCGACGGCGAGGTGAGCGCTTGA
- the lspA gene encoding signal peptidase II, which produces MSDRQASRLPWLLLISVVVIALDRWSKVWVGHHIELGHAIPVIPNVFRITHVLNDGAAFSLFADSASPEHVRWVLIGFSTLAALAVLIALVKLGRKFTLTTAALALVLGGAIGNDYDRIRFASVVDFLEVHIVHYHWPDFNVADSAIVTGACLLLLDALLPKKQA; this is translated from the coding sequence TTGAGCGACAGACAAGCCTCACGCCTCCCTTGGCTGCTGCTGATCTCCGTTGTGGTAATTGCTCTCGATCGCTGGAGCAAAGTCTGGGTCGGGCATCACATTGAACTTGGCCACGCCATTCCGGTGATCCCGAATGTCTTCCGGATTACGCATGTGCTCAATGACGGCGCGGCCTTTTCGCTTTTCGCGGACTCAGCCTCGCCGGAGCACGTGCGATGGGTTCTGATCGGCTTTTCGACTCTCGCTGCGCTGGCCGTACTGATCGCGCTGGTGAAGCTCGGACGAAAGTTCACATTGACAACCGCTGCTCTGGCCTTGGTGCTAGGCGGCGCAATCGGCAACGACTATGACCGCATCCGCTTTGCCTCTGTCGTCGATTTTCTTGAGGTCCACATCGTCCATTACCACTGGCCGGATTTCAATGTCGCGGACTCGGCCATCGTTACCGGCGCATGTCTTCTGTTGCTGGACGCGCTGTTGCCGAAGAAGCAAGCGTAA